The DNA sequence CCAGCAGAACGCGTCGGAGCGCCGCGAGTACGAGCGCGCCGCGCGGCTTCGCGACCAGATCCGGCGGCTCGAGTCGATCCTCGCCCGGCAGCGGATGGTGGACGTGGGGGGCGCGTCCGCGGACGTGCTCGCCCTCGCACGCCAGGGGGAACGCGCGTGCGTGGTCGTGTTCAAGATCCGGGAGCGCCGCGTGGTGGCGCGAGACCTCCGATGGCTTCGCGGGGCGGGGAAGTCGAGCGAGGCCGAGCTCCTTCGCGCGTTCGTCACCCTGTACTACACGCAGGGGGAATCGATTCCCGAGACACTCGTGATCGGAATCGAGCCGGCCGAATGCGAGCTTCTGGAGCCCTACCTCTCGCAGTTCGCCGAGTCCGAGGTGCGCCTCCGCCAGCCGCGTGACGCCACCGAGAGGGCGCTCCTCCGGACCGCGCGCCGGAACGCCGCGCACCTGGTCTCCCGCGGGGGTGAAGAGGAGCGCGGCCGCGGGATCGAGGGGAGCGCCGCGGACGAGGCGGTCGAGCTGCAGCGCGCGCTCGGACTGGACCAGCTCCCGCGGCGGATCCGCTGTTTCGACGTGTCGCAGCTCTTCGGGACGCACGTGGTCGCGTCCATGGTGACGTTCCTCGACGGACGACCCTTCAAGAGCGAGTACCGCCGCTACCGGATCCGGACCGTCGAGGGTCAGGACGACTTCGCCTCGATCGCCGAGGCAGTGCGCCGCCACGCGGCGCGCGTAGGGGCGGGCGATCTCGCGGCCGCGGATCTGCTCGTGATCGACGGGGGCGTGGGGCAGGTTTCCGCCGCCGAGACGGCGCTCGCGGACACCCCGCTCGCGACGGTTCCGGTGGTGGGTCTCGCGAAGCGGCTCGAGGAGATCGTTCGCCTCGGCATGCAGCCCCTGCGTCTCTCCCGCCGCTCGCCCGCCCTGAAGCTCCTCCAGCGCCTTCGCGACGAGGCGCACCGGTTCGCGGTCGCGTATCACCGGATCCTCCGCGGCCGGGCCGTGCGTGACTCGGAGCTCGAGAAGGTCCCGGGGCTCGGTCCGAAGCGGCGCGCGCTCCTCCTGCGGAAGTTCGGCTCGGTGGAGCGGCTCCGCCAGCAGCCCGTGGATGCGATCGCGGCGGTTCCCGGGATCGGCGCGCGCATGGCGGAGCGAATCCTCGAGGC is a window from the Candidatus Eisenbacteria bacterium genome containing:
- the uvrC gene encoding excinuclease ABC subunit UvrC, with translation MAPRTPNRGDEQFPPDPLDEFTPPDLKQAIAALPSQPGVYLFRDREGKLLYVGKAKRIDQRVRSHFQDPHALGPRQVVLTRRTTNVEYIATESEIDALILESTLVRERQPPFNVRLRDDKRYPYVRVSWQEPYPKISIVRRIEKDGARYFGPYTEVKSLRQLLRMTQTIFPMRTCADIDAHIEARRECLEFHIGRCTGPCIGEQTLEDYRAMVDQFCDFLAGRRDEVVARLKALQQNASERREYERAARLRDQIRRLESILARQRMVDVGGASADVLALARQGERACVVVFKIRERRVVARDLRWLRGAGKSSEAELLRAFVTLYYTQGESIPETLVIGIEPAECELLEPYLSQFAESEVRLRQPRDATERALLRTARRNAAHLVSRGGEEERGRGIEGSAADEAVELQRALGLDQLPRRIRCFDVSQLFGTHVVASMVTFLDGRPFKSEYRRYRIRTVEGQDDFASIAEAVRRHAARVGAGDLAAADLLVIDGGVGQVSAAETALADTPLATVPVVGLAKRLEEIVRLGMQPLRLSRRSPALKLLQRLRDEAHRFAVAYHRILRGRAVRDSELEKVPGLGPKRRALLLRKFGSVERLRQQPVDAIAAVPGIGARMAERILEAVGSSPGDSP